Proteins from a genomic interval of Xiphophorus maculatus strain JP 163 A chromosome 7, X_maculatus-5.0-male, whole genome shotgun sequence:
- the LOC102227689 gene encoding frizzled-5-like, with product MASAVRLMPYSLMLYLLFVFWSLGFTSGASKVLVCEPITVPMCKGIGYNLTYMPNQFNHDTQEEVGLEVHQFWPLVRIRCSPDLLFFLCSMYTPICLPDYRKPLPPCRSVCERAKRGCSPLMSQYGFEWPERMSCEQLPQLGDETLCMDQNSSETTTLAPSFPKSTPKVRTRPPSPPQCDRECRCREPLVPIKRESHALYGRVQTGPLPNCAQPCHLPYFSADERAFTSFWVGLWSVLCFISTLTTVATFLIDMERFKYPERPIIFLAACYLFVSLGFIIRLVAGHERVACGYSGLGGSQLHILYDASGPALCTLVFLLVYFFGMASSIWWVVLSFTWFLAAGMKWGSEAIAGYSQYFHLAAWLIPSVKSIVVLALSSVDGDPVAGICYVGNQSLENLRGFVLAPLVVYLFTGSLFLLAGFVSLFRIRSIIKQGGTKTDKLERLMIRIGLFTVLYTVPATIVVACLVYEQHYRPGWERALACSCLSERQRSGPDYAIFMLKYFMCLVVGITSGVWIWSGKTLESWRRFVARCCPCWPQKVTAPPSMYSEASTALTGHTRTGLSSGIYQKVPPSHI from the coding sequence ATGGCATCAGCAGTGAGACTCATGCCGTACAGCCTGATGCTGTACCTGCTTTTCGTTTTCTGGTCTCTCGGTTTCACATCAGGAGCCTCCAAGGTCTTGGTTTGTGAGCCCATTACAGTGCCCATGTGTAAGGGCATTGGTTACAACTTGACATACATGCCCAATCAATTCAATCATGACACCCAGGAGGAAGTGGGGCTGGAGGTGCACCAGTTCTGGCCCCTGGTCCGCATCCGCTGCTCCCCAGACCTGCTGTTCTTCCTCTGCAGCATGTACACTCCAATCTGCTTGCCGGACTACAGGAAGCCGCTGCCCCCCTGCCGCTCCGTGTGCGAGCGGGCCAAGCGAGGCTGCTCCCCCCTCATGAGCCAATATGGCTTTGAGTGGCCTGAGAGGATGAGCTGTGAGCAGCTGCCCCAGCTCGGCGATGAGACCCTGTGCATGGACCAGAACAGCAGTGAGACCACCACTCTGGCGCCTTCGTTCCCGAAGTCCACCCCCAAAGTCAGAACCAGACCTCCCAGCCCACCGCAGTGTGACAGGGAGTGCCGTTGCAGAGAACCCCTGGTCCCCATCAAGCGGGAGTCCCACGCTCTCTACGGCAGAGTCCAGACCGGCCCTTTGCCCAACTGCGCCCAGCCCTGCCACCTGCCCTACTTCTCAGCGGACGAACGCGCCTTCACCAGCTTCTGGGTCGGGCTCTGGTCCGTGCTGTGCTTCATCTCCACGCTGACCACCGTGGCCACTTTCCTCATTGACATGGAGCGGTTCAAGTACCCAGAGAGGCCCATCATCTTCCTGGCTGCCTGCTACCTCTTCGTCTCCTTGGGATTCATCATACGTCTGGTTGCTGGTCATGAGCGAGTGGCTTGTGGCTACAGCGGCCTCGGCGGAAGCCAGCTGCACATCCTGTATGACGCTTCCGGCCCCGCTCTCTGCACCCTAGTCTTCCTGCTGGTGTACTTCTTCGGGATGGCCAGCTCCATCTGGTGGGTGGTGTTGTCCTTCACGTGGTTTCTCGCGGCGGGAATGAAGTGGGGTAGCGAGGCCATTGCTGGATACTCGCAGTACTTCCACCTGGCTGCATGGCTCATCCCGAGTGTCAAGTCCATCGTGGTCCTCGCTCTCAGTTCCGTGGACGGGGATCCCGTGGCTGGAATCTGCTACGTCGGGAACCAGAGTCTGGAGAATCTGAGGGGGTTTGTGCTGGCCCCTCTTGTGGTCTACCTCTTCACAGGCTCGCTGTTCTTACTGGCTGGGTTTGTCTCTTTGTTCCGCATCAGGAGCATCATCAAACAAGGTGGCACCAAGACGGACAAACTGGAGCGGCTGATGATCCGAATTGGGCTTTTCACAGTGCTGTACACAGTCCCCGCCACCATCGTGGTGGCATGCCTGGTCTACGAGCAGCACTACCGACCCGGCTGGGAGCGAGCCCTGGCCTGCTCCTGCCTGTCGGAGCGCCAGCGCTCGGGCCCGGACTACGCCATCTTCATGCTCAAGTACTTCATGTGCTTGGTGGTGGGCATCACATCCGGAGTTTGGATTTGGTCGGGAAAAACTCTGGAGTCGTGGAGGAGATTCGTGGCCAGATGCTGCCCCTGCTGGCCACAGAAGGTCACTGCACCGCCTTCCATGTACAGCGAAGCTAGCACAGCCTTAACGGGACACACTCGAACTGGGTTGTCGTCGGGGATCTATCAGAAGGTCCCTCCGTCCCATATATGA